The nucleotide window CCGAGATGAACGGGATGTCGTGCGCCCAGACGGGCAGCAGCATCTGGTCGTCCAGTGCCTGCGGCCGGGACATGTTACCCATCATGCGGGGGATCGAGAAGCCGTAGATGTCGGCGTCGATGATGCCGACGCTGTACCCCAGCTTCTTGAGGGCCACGGCCAGGTTGACGGTGGTCGTGGACTTGCCGACGCCGCCCTTGCCCGAGGCGACGCCGATGATGGTCGTCTTGGACGCCAGGGCCATGGTGGACTTCCTGGCCTCGCCGTGGGGCTCGCCGCCGCGGACTTTGGCGGCCACGGCCGCGCGCTCCTCGTCCGTCATGGCGCCGAACTGTACGGTGACCCGCTCGACGCCGGGCACCTTGCCGAGGGCCGCCTCCACATCCTGCTGGAAGCGGTGCTTCAGCGGGCAGCCCGGCACCGTCAGGTTGACGGTCACCGTGACGTGGCCGCCGTCGATCTGAATATCCTTCACCATGTCGAGCTCGACAATGGACTTGTGCAGCTCCGGATCGTTGACGACCTTCAAGGCTTCCAGGACTTGCTCGCGGGTGATGGCCATTCGGTTACCTCTCCTCCCGGGCCCGCGGGGGGCCGTTCATCAAACGTCGCGCTACATACAGCATACCCGGATTGCGCCGATCAAGGGGTGACAGCGGTCACACCTCGACTCAGCCTTTAGACGTGAGGGCGCGGCGCGCAAGTACGGGACCTACGCGCCCTGCTCCAGCCGCCGGTGGAAGAGATCCCACAGCTCCGGCGCAAGCTTCGGCAGGGCGCCCGCGCGGCCGGAGGGACCCAGGAAGGCGTGGGTG belongs to Symbiobacterium terraclitae and includes:
- a CDS encoding Mrp/NBP35 family ATP-binding protein, with the protein product MAITREQVLEALKVVNDPELHKSIVELDMVKDIQIDGGHVTVTVNLTVPGCPLKHRFQQDVEAALGKVPGVERVTVQFGAMTDEERAAVAAKVRGGEPHGEARKSTMALASKTTIIGVASGKGGVGKSTTTVNLAVALKKLGYSVGIIDADIYGFSIPRMMGNMSRPQALDDQMLLPVWAHDIPFISAGSLVNEDQAIIWRGPMLGKMIEQFLLNVQWGKLDYLLIDLPPGTGDVALSVAQMLPNTDLVLVTTPQAAAAQVASRVGSMAAKTNQRILGVIENMAYFLCDQCEKKHFIFGKGGGQALAANLGCEVIAEIPLTADVRLGSDVGDPIVADKEDHPAAQAYLQAARKLAELSPPKVWTDELKVL